The Phycisphaeraceae bacterium genome has a segment encoding these proteins:
- a CDS encoding ABC transporter ATP-binding protein has protein sequence MIELKNITKTYGALTAVDDLSLNIGPGEIFGFIGPNGAGKSTTMKILACLLRPDRGVAKVDGFNVMTDGEAIRRILGYMPDFLGVYEDLTVDEYLHFFASAFRIERRKRRAIVDSVLALTDLTDKKNAMVSGLSRGMQQRLGIARVLIHDPKVLLLDEPASGLDPRARIEMRSLLTELGRMGKVLMVSSHILTELAEMCSSVGIIERGKLLFSGSIQEAYRSVQAGEVVRVRLENADASAAVASSLTQDERVRKVEHKDDALDVELIQVGMGHHFVIERVIAAGGRIAAFEPREIKLEDAFLKLTKGAVQ, from the coding sequence ATGATCGAACTGAAGAACATCACCAAGACGTACGGTGCGTTGACAGCTGTCGATGACCTTTCACTGAACATCGGGCCTGGCGAGATCTTCGGGTTTATTGGCCCAAACGGCGCTGGGAAGAGCACAACGATGAAGATCCTCGCGTGTCTTCTGCGCCCCGATCGCGGAGTCGCGAAAGTTGATGGCTTCAATGTCATGACTGACGGCGAAGCGATCAGACGGATACTTGGGTATATGCCGGACTTTCTTGGGGTATACGAAGATCTGACGGTCGATGAATATCTGCACTTCTTTGCGTCGGCGTTCCGCATTGAGCGACGCAAGCGGCGTGCGATTGTCGATAGCGTGCTGGCACTGACAGATCTGACGGATAAGAAGAACGCAATGGTCAGCGGGCTTTCGCGAGGCATGCAGCAGCGTCTGGGGATCGCGCGGGTGCTGATTCACGACCCGAAAGTGCTGCTGCTTGATGAACCTGCAAGCGGGCTTGACCCACGTGCGCGTATCGAGATGCGCTCGCTGCTGACCGAGCTTGGGCGAATGGGCAAAGTGCTCATGGTTTCGAGCCATATTCTGACCGAACTGGCCGAGATGTGTTCGTCGGTGGGCATTATTGAGCGAGGAAAGTTGCTCTTTTCAGGCTCGATTCAGGAAGCGTACCGAAGTGTGCAGGCCGGAGAGGTCGTGCGTGTTCGGCTTGAGAATGCGGATGCATCAGCGGCTGTGGCGAGCAGTCTGACACAAGACGAACGAGTGCGCAAGGTTGAACACAAGGACGATGCACTGGATGTCGAACTGATACAAGTCGGCATGGGGCATCACTTCGTGATCGAGCGTGTCATCGCGGCTGGGGGGCGCATCGCAGCATTCGAGCCGCGCGAGATCAAGCTCGAAGATGCCTTCCTGAAGCTGACGAAGGGGGCTGTGCAGTGA
- a CDS encoding BatA domain-containing protein: MNWATPGLAALAGAVAVPTLLILYFLKLRRRNVEISSTLLWKKAIQDLQANAPFQRLRRNLLLFLQLLVLGAVLLAIAQPQMMSDHATGELKIFMIDRSASMASMDGDTTGGTRLSRLDQAKRLAIREVEAMREAGLFKGEEPDQGMVIAFDGTAVVVQQFTSDKEMLKAAIRSIEQTDGPSRLDEAMSLAKSRKPPRVLTDTRVGEDGEVVENISIEGLTSGPPQLIHLYTDGQLVDSARVLPDQGDTVLFHAIGTSDAVNLGLTSVRAERSYQQPEQLTVFAAIENTASTAREVDVELRVDGTPVATRRVTIPGSASQGASVTADGTGSARAARPASGAGGIAFPLTLARGALVEVRLIGDGDDDVLDRDDRAWLIVPPAEQTAVAVVSADDIFLLEALSGLRLSRLSRYTPSEFTAMLADSRAAEYDVVLLDRWLPTVGNETLPRGRWIVLGAVPGGVDGLVDGGVGGVTTILDWRTEHPALRPVTLDPLVIGRFRRVSLPETSNALVLADAAEGPAIVELSGVEFRALVVPWEIEQSNWPFQVGFVLFLASGIDYLSASRASEAEAGGASRLFRPGDILADRLPLDAREVDVTLMPGGRPMTTTPTGDGRITHGPLTSIGVYRVRWSGSSGATDVREDGRVSRFYAANLASPEETDVRTAESLFLASQTLAATDSERQTEVRRLWPYLVLIGLGIIMLEWFIYNRKVYV; the protein is encoded by the coding sequence ATGAACTGGGCGACACCTGGGCTTGCGGCACTTGCGGGAGCGGTGGCGGTTCCGACGCTGCTGATTTTGTATTTTCTGAAATTGCGGCGGCGGAATGTGGAGATTTCATCGACGCTGCTGTGGAAGAAGGCGATTCAGGACTTGCAGGCGAATGCGCCGTTTCAGCGATTGCGGCGGAATCTGCTGTTGTTTTTACAGTTGCTGGTGCTGGGGGCGGTGTTGCTTGCGATCGCGCAGCCTCAGATGATGAGCGATCATGCGACGGGTGAACTGAAGATTTTCATGATCGATCGTTCGGCGAGCATGGCCTCGATGGATGGCGACACAACGGGCGGGACGCGACTGTCGAGGCTGGATCAGGCCAAGCGACTGGCGATCCGCGAGGTTGAAGCGATGCGAGAGGCCGGTCTGTTCAAGGGCGAAGAGCCTGACCAGGGCATGGTGATTGCGTTCGATGGGACTGCCGTGGTGGTGCAGCAGTTCACGAGCGACAAGGAGATGCTCAAGGCTGCGATTCGGTCGATCGAGCAGACGGACGGCCCGAGCCGATTGGACGAAGCGATGTCGCTTGCCAAGAGCCGCAAACCGCCGCGCGTGCTGACAGATACGCGGGTAGGCGAGGATGGGGAGGTGGTTGAGAACATTTCGATCGAGGGGCTGACATCGGGCCCGCCTCAGTTGATTCATTTGTATACGGATGGGCAGCTTGTGGATTCGGCGCGCGTGCTGCCTGATCAGGGCGATACGGTGCTGTTTCATGCGATTGGAACATCGGATGCGGTGAATCTTGGGCTGACATCTGTGCGTGCCGAGCGGAGTTATCAGCAGCCGGAGCAGTTGACAGTGTTCGCAGCGATCGAGAACACCGCGAGCACCGCGCGCGAAGTGGATGTGGAGTTGCGTGTGGACGGAACTCCAGTCGCGACACGGCGCGTGACGATTCCGGGTTCGGCGAGCCAGGGGGCAAGCGTAACAGCGGACGGCACTGGCAGCGCGCGAGCGGCCAGGCCTGCGTCGGGCGCGGGTGGGATTGCGTTTCCGCTGACGCTGGCGCGCGGAGCACTGGTCGAAGTCAGGCTGATCGGAGACGGCGATGATGATGTGCTTGATCGCGATGATCGTGCGTGGCTGATCGTGCCGCCAGCCGAGCAGACCGCGGTGGCGGTCGTTTCAGCCGATGACATTTTTCTGCTCGAAGCGCTCAGCGGGTTGCGGCTCTCACGTTTGAGCAGGTACACGCCGAGCGAGTTTACAGCGATGCTTGCCGACAGCAGAGCGGCGGAGTATGACGTGGTGCTGCTCGATCGGTGGTTGCCGACGGTTGGCAATGAGACGCTGCCACGTGGAAGGTGGATTGTGCTGGGGGCGGTGCCTGGCGGCGTCGATGGACTTGTGGATGGAGGCGTCGGTGGGGTTACGACGATTCTCGATTGGCGCACGGAACATCCTGCTTTGCGTCCGGTGACGCTCGATCCGCTGGTGATTGGGCGCTTCCGCAGGGTTTCGCTGCCGGAGACGAGCAATGCGCTGGTGCTGGCGGATGCTGCGGAAGGTCCGGCGATTGTGGAACTTTCGGGCGTGGAGTTTCGTGCGTTGGTTGTGCCCTGGGAAATCGAGCAGTCGAACTGGCCTTTCCAGGTGGGGTTTGTGCTGTTTCTGGCGAGCGGGATCGACTATCTTTCGGCGAGCCGTGCAAGCGAAGCGGAGGCCGGCGGTGCGAGTCGTCTGTTCAGACCTGGAGACATTCTGGCGGATCGTCTGCCGCTCGATGCGCGCGAGGTGGATGTGACATTGATGCCTGGCGGGAGGCCGATGACCACAACGCCAACTGGTGACGGGCGCATCACGCATGGCCCGCTGACCAGCATCGGGGTGTATCGCGTGCGATGGAGCGGCTCGTCTGGCGCGACTGATGTGCGTGAGGATGGTCGCGTGAGTCGGTTTTACGCTGCCAACCTGGCGAGCCCGGAAGAAACGGATGTGCGTACGGCCGAATCGCTGTTTCTGGCTTCGCAGACTCTTGCCGCGACGGATTCGGAGAGGCAGACAGAAGTGCGCAGGCTCTGGCCTTACCTGGTGCTCATCGGGCTGGGCATCATCATGCTCGAGTGGTTCATCTACAACCGAAAGGTCTACGTGTGA
- a CDS encoding DUF58 domain-containing protein yields MLRTTNPTRPRSIDQLIDGQLMSRLGQLDLTSRKMFAGKLKGERRSKKRGESVEFADHRQYTIGDDLRHIDWNIYGRLDRFFMKLFVEEEDLSLHIVIDASESSDCGTPNKFFYMQQVALALGYIGLVNLNRVAVTTIGGTVRTGEEDAESRTVAGDLDGPVMHSIRDLRGSRRLADLGRFLCALEPGGRSDFSEVAKRIALSRRGRGVMVVLSDFFMKEGYETGLRLLVGRGYDVFAIQTLSPQEVEPDIKGDLRLRDVEDGDMAEVTISAPLLKKYKQILAAYCTELRDFCARREITSFTIRSDTPIDSLMLDYLRRRGLLR; encoded by the coding sequence ATGCTGCGAACGACCAATCCAACTCGGCCTCGTTCGATCGATCAGCTGATCGATGGGCAGCTCATGTCCAGACTTGGGCAGCTTGATCTGACGAGCCGCAAGATGTTTGCGGGGAAACTCAAGGGCGAACGTCGGAGCAAGAAGCGCGGCGAGAGCGTCGAGTTTGCCGACCACAGGCAGTACACGATCGGTGACGACCTGCGGCACATCGACTGGAACATTTACGGGAGACTCGATCGGTTCTTCATGAAACTGTTCGTGGAGGAAGAGGATCTGTCGCTGCACATTGTGATTGATGCGAGCGAGAGCAGCGACTGTGGCACTCCCAACAAGTTTTTCTATATGCAACAGGTTGCGCTGGCGCTGGGATACATCGGGCTGGTGAACCTGAATCGTGTTGCCGTGACGACGATCGGCGGAACGGTCAGAACGGGCGAGGAGGACGCTGAGTCGCGCACTGTCGCGGGGGATCTGGATGGGCCGGTGATGCACTCGATCCGCGATCTGCGCGGGAGTCGGCGGCTTGCGGATCTTGGGCGATTTCTTTGTGCGCTCGAGCCTGGCGGCCGGAGTGATTTTTCGGAGGTTGCCAAGCGCATCGCGCTTTCGCGGCGTGGGCGCGGCGTGATGGTTGTGCTGAGCGATTTTTTCATGAAGGAAGGGTACGAAACGGGCCTGCGGCTGCTGGTGGGTCGGGGGTATGACGTGTTTGCGATTCAGACGCTGAGCCCGCAAGAGGTGGAGCCTGACATCAAGGGGGATCTTCGACTGCGCGATGTCGAGGACGGGGATATGGCGGAGGTGACGATTTCAGCACCGCTGCTCAAGAAGTACAAGCAGATTCTCGCGGCGTACTGCACGGAACTGCGCGATTTTTGTGCGCGGCGAGAGATCACGAGTTTCACGATCAGGTCTGACACACCGATCGATTCGCTGATGCTCGATTATCTGCGTCGAAGGGGGCTGCTGCGATGA
- a CDS encoding MoxR family ATPase, which translates to MAGAEMVESAEVRAECAAFRETFAKLKSEIGKVMVGQDEVVDGVLTTLFAGGNVLLEGVPGLGKTLLVRTLADSLHLPFSRIQFTPDLMPADVVGTNIVSEDPETGRRRFEFQRGPIFAQVVLADEINRATPKTQSALLEAMQERSVTVGGETYRLAQPFLVLATQNPIEQEGTYPLPEAQMDRFLMKINVGYSQLDDLMVILDRTTGAATPTVSAVLDGPGILAAQKLIRGVVIAPHVKEYAARLVLATHPGGRFMAGGESGPVNRYVRCGASPRGAQALVLAAKVKAVTDGRYHVGNQDIKEVALACLRHRVLLNFEAEADRVDADVLVGQILEMTPTQPVGMPAALKA; encoded by the coding sequence ATGGCAGGTGCGGAAATGGTTGAGAGCGCGGAAGTACGGGCAGAATGCGCTGCGTTTCGAGAGACTTTTGCCAAACTCAAGAGCGAGATCGGCAAAGTGATGGTCGGGCAGGACGAGGTGGTCGATGGCGTGCTGACGACGCTTTTTGCGGGCGGGAACGTCCTGCTTGAGGGCGTGCCTGGGCTGGGCAAGACGCTGCTGGTGCGAACGCTGGCCGATTCATTGCACCTGCCGTTCAGCCGCATTCAGTTCACGCCGGACCTGATGCCCGCGGACGTTGTGGGAACGAACATTGTCTCGGAAGATCCGGAAACGGGTCGGCGTCGGTTCGAGTTTCAGCGTGGACCGATCTTTGCGCAGGTGGTGCTGGCCGACGAGATCAACCGCGCGACGCCCAAGACGCAGTCGGCGCTGCTCGAAGCGATGCAGGAGCGGAGTGTCACGGTTGGCGGAGAGACGTACAGGCTCGCGCAGCCGTTTCTGGTGCTTGCAACGCAGAACCCGATCGAGCAGGAAGGAACGTATCCGCTGCCCGAAGCGCAGATGGACCGGTTCCTGATGAAGATCAATGTGGGATACAGCCAGTTGGATGATCTGATGGTGATACTGGATCGGACGACAGGCGCGGCGACGCCGACGGTGAGTGCGGTGCTGGATGGGCCCGGGATTCTGGCAGCACAGAAGTTGATTCGCGGAGTTGTGATTGCGCCGCATGTCAAGGAGTATGCGGCGAGGCTGGTGCTTGCGACGCATCCTGGCGGGCGGTTCATGGCGGGTGGTGAATCGGGGCCTGTGAATCGGTATGTGCGATGCGGGGCAAGCCCGCGTGGTGCACAGGCGCTGGTGCTGGCGGCAAAGGTTAAGGCGGTGACGGATGGGCGCTACCACGTTGGCAATCAGGACATCAAGGAAGTGGCACTGGCGTGTCTGCGGCATCGTGTGCTGCTCAACTTTGAGGCCGAGGCGGATCGAGTGGATGCGGATGTGCTGGTGGGACAGATTCTGGAGATGACGCCGACGCAGCCGGTGGGCATGCCGGCAGCGTTGAAGGCCTAG
- a CDS encoding VWA domain-containing protein — protein sequence MMRACEVMVFGELVLGPIQFDRPVWLWLIPVLGLASWWIGRKSLSGMDTKLRWVALAVRVVVIALLAGALAEPASRREGKDVSVTIVQDVSRSIPRTLDGQIDGYIDQAREASKGRDDRLGLVTAGTGSYVQMLPSRMTRGLERQYVGSTDSTNLASALRLALGVMPNDAANRIVLISDGNETAGSLRSAAEHARAMGVPIDVLAVRLNYDNEVMVERVALPSTVRGGETINVRIVINATKRTLGRLMLTQNGEAVDLDPSSASLGYEVVLDAGKNVISVPVPPSAPGPQEFDAEFVPIGTLSEDDEIIGPADTLVENNRAQGVTFVGREGWVLVVADSAAESQHFVRALGEAEVRTEVVSRERAPTTLTELNRYEAVIMLNQPSYNFSERQQEILRQYVHDSGGGLLMVGGPESFGAGGWIGSPLEDALPIQLDPPQKRQMPRGALVMVIHSVEMPNGVYWGKQVCNAAVDALSSRDLAGIVEVNWSQGVDWVHPLSQLNDRSAIKQSINKLTFGDMQSFDPSLNLALAGLMNADAGQKHCIVISDGDPTLSRSILTRFAAAGVSISTVGVFPHSTADFNTLKDMAEITGGTFYPVNSQAAITTLPEIFIKEAQTVKRSLIWEGPAFTPAVVAAPIESMRGIAAVPPITGYVVAADRGGLSMVTLRGQEEDPIAAQWQYGLGRVFAFTGDATTRWSADWTGWSQFRAYWEQQVRWVMRPSGDATMRVNTRQEGEETIIEIEALDPDGERLNFAAFRARIAAPDGSGEDVSIRQIGPGLYQGRATTTLPGSYVVSMAYRAPGAEGQSPIEGTVQAAITKPFADEFRTLTDNMPLLRDVAALTGGRVLTWNPQADELWRREGLTMPVSTRSIWLWVAMAGVGLFLIDVGIRRVRIDLRAMAAAVLRSVRRGPESGAGKQMDTLHAARAKAKARIGEGGAEESRQVAARKFEMSEEAAKAAGEQSVLSGAPTDALQRPKAEVVKPKSKESQPEEEGMSRLMQAKKRAQDEYGKDDKQQ from the coding sequence TTGATGCGAGCGTGCGAGGTGATGGTGTTTGGAGAGTTGGTGCTGGGACCGATTCAGTTTGATCGGCCGGTGTGGTTGTGGCTGATTCCGGTGCTGGGATTGGCGTCGTGGTGGATCGGGCGCAAGAGTCTGTCGGGAATGGATACGAAGTTGCGCTGGGTTGCGCTGGCGGTGCGTGTGGTGGTGATTGCGTTGCTGGCTGGCGCGCTGGCGGAGCCTGCGTCTCGGCGCGAGGGCAAGGACGTATCGGTGACGATTGTGCAGGACGTGAGCCGATCGATTCCGCGGACGCTCGATGGGCAGATTGACGGCTACATCGATCAGGCGCGAGAAGCATCGAAGGGACGTGATGATCGCCTCGGGTTGGTGACGGCGGGGACGGGTTCGTATGTGCAGATGTTGCCAAGTCGCATGACGCGAGGGCTTGAACGGCAGTATGTGGGTTCAACGGATTCGACGAATCTGGCGTCGGCGCTGCGACTGGCACTTGGGGTGATGCCCAACGACGCGGCGAACCGGATTGTGCTGATCAGCGATGGGAATGAGACGGCTGGGAGTCTGCGGTCGGCAGCGGAGCATGCGCGTGCGATGGGGGTGCCGATCGATGTGCTGGCGGTGAGGCTCAACTATGACAACGAGGTCATGGTGGAGCGGGTTGCGCTGCCTTCGACGGTTCGTGGCGGGGAAACGATCAATGTGCGCATCGTCATCAACGCGACCAAGCGGACGCTGGGGCGACTGATGCTGACGCAGAATGGCGAGGCGGTGGATCTTGATCCGTCGTCGGCATCGCTGGGGTATGAGGTGGTGCTGGATGCGGGGAAGAACGTGATTTCGGTGCCGGTGCCGCCGTCGGCGCCGGGGCCACAGGAGTTTGATGCGGAGTTTGTGCCGATCGGCACGTTGAGCGAAGACGATGAGATCATCGGGCCTGCCGATACGCTGGTAGAGAACAACCGTGCGCAGGGCGTGACTTTTGTGGGGCGTGAGGGGTGGGTGCTGGTTGTTGCGGATTCAGCGGCCGAATCGCAGCACTTTGTGCGCGCACTGGGAGAAGCGGAGGTTCGCACGGAAGTTGTTTCGCGTGAACGCGCGCCGACGACGCTGACAGAGCTCAACAGGTACGAAGCTGTGATCATGCTGAATCAGCCTTCGTACAACTTCAGCGAGCGGCAGCAGGAGATTCTAAGGCAGTATGTGCATGACAGCGGCGGCGGGCTTTTGATGGTTGGCGGGCCGGAGAGTTTTGGTGCGGGTGGGTGGATTGGCTCGCCGCTGGAGGATGCGCTGCCGATTCAACTGGATCCGCCGCAGAAACGGCAGATGCCACGTGGCGCGCTGGTGATGGTGATTCACTCGGTGGAGATGCCCAACGGGGTGTACTGGGGGAAGCAGGTCTGCAATGCTGCGGTCGATGCGCTTTCGAGCCGCGACCTTGCGGGGATCGTGGAGGTGAACTGGTCGCAGGGTGTGGACTGGGTGCATCCGTTGTCGCAGTTGAACGATCGCTCGGCGATCAAGCAGTCCATCAACAAGCTGACGTTCGGCGACATGCAGAGTTTTGATCCATCGCTGAACCTTGCGCTTGCGGGGTTGATGAATGCAGACGCGGGGCAGAAGCACTGCATCGTGATTTCGGACGGCGACCCGACGTTGAGCCGATCGATCCTGACGCGGTTTGCCGCTGCCGGGGTGAGCATCAGCACGGTGGGTGTCTTCCCGCATTCGACGGCGGACTTCAACACGCTCAAGGACATGGCGGAGATCACGGGTGGGACGTTTTATCCGGTGAACTCGCAAGCGGCGATCACGACGCTGCCGGAGATCTTCATCAAGGAAGCGCAGACGGTTAAACGATCGTTGATCTGGGAAGGGCCTGCGTTTACACCGGCGGTGGTTGCGGCCCCGATCGAGTCGATGCGTGGGATCGCGGCGGTGCCTCCGATCACGGGGTATGTGGTGGCGGCTGATCGCGGCGGGCTGAGCATGGTGACGCTGCGTGGGCAAGAAGAGGACCCGATTGCAGCTCAGTGGCAGTATGGGCTGGGGCGCGTGTTTGCGTTTACGGGCGATGCGACGACGCGGTGGTCGGCGGACTGGACAGGCTGGTCGCAGTTTCGTGCGTATTGGGAGCAGCAGGTTCGGTGGGTGATGAGGCCCTCGGGCGATGCGACGATGCGGGTCAATACACGACAGGAAGGCGAAGAGACGATCATCGAGATCGAGGCGCTGGATCCGGATGGAGAGAGGCTGAACTTTGCTGCGTTTCGTGCGCGGATTGCGGCTCCGGATGGGAGCGGCGAGGATGTTTCGATTCGGCAGATTGGACCGGGGTTGTATCAGGGGCGCGCGACGACCACGTTGCCGGGGTCGTATGTGGTGAGCATGGCGTACAGGGCGCCTGGGGCTGAGGGGCAGTCTCCGATCGAAGGAACGGTGCAGGCGGCGATTACGAAACCGTTTGCCGATGAGTTTCGGACATTGACGGACAACATGCCGCTGCTGCGTGATGTTGCGGCGTTGACGGGCGGGCGTGTGCTGACGTGGAACCCGCAGGCCGACGAGTTGTGGCGGCGTGAGGGGTTGACGATGCCGGTCTCGACGCGGTCGATCTGGTTGTGGGTTGCGATGGCTGGAGTAGGGCTGTTTCTGATTGATGTCGGGATTCGGCGTGTGCGGATTGATCTTCGCGCGATGGCGGCGGCGGTGTTGCGTTCTGTGCGTCGCGGGCCGGAGTCGGGGGCGGGCAAGCAGATGGACACGCTGCATGCTGCACGAGCCAAGGCGAAGGCTCGGATCGGCGAGGGCGGAGCGGAAGAATCGCGGCAGGTTGCTGCGAGGAAGTTTGAGATGTCGGAGGAGGCTGCGAAGGCGGCTGGCGAGCAATCGGTGTTGAGCGGCGCGCCGACGGATGCGCTGCAAAGGCCGAAGGCTGAAGTTGTCAAGCCGAAATCGAAGGAGTCGCAGCCCGAGGAAGAGGGTATGTCACGACTGATGCAGGCCAAGAAGCGGGCGCAGGACGAATACGGAAAAGACGACAAGCAGCAGTAA
- the accB gene encoding acetyl-CoA carboxylase biotin carboxyl carrier protein: MIDIRKLKELVRLMVENELTELDLQDQQETVKIKRGADLAPVIYQGHNAPAPTYAHAASYASSDDDSARAAANGTTAIDDPDLLAIESPMVGTFYSAPNPDSDAYVSAGSTISDDSVVCLVEAMKVFNEIKSGVSGRVEQILVKDGDAVEFGQKLFLVRPN, encoded by the coding sequence ATGATTGATATTCGAAAACTCAAAGAACTCGTTCGACTCATGGTCGAAAACGAACTCACCGAACTCGACCTTCAGGATCAGCAGGAGACCGTTAAAATCAAAAGAGGTGCCGACCTCGCACCAGTTATATATCAGGGCCACAACGCCCCAGCACCCACCTACGCACACGCTGCTTCATACGCCTCGTCCGACGACGACTCGGCACGGGCCGCAGCCAACGGCACCACCGCAATCGATGACCCCGACCTCCTCGCCATCGAATCCCCAATGGTCGGAACCTTCTACTCCGCGCCCAACCCCGACTCCGACGCCTACGTCTCCGCAGGGTCAACCATCTCCGACGACTCCGTCGTCTGCCTCGTCGAAGCCATGAAAGTCTTCAACGAAATCAAGTCCGGGGTCTCAGGTCGCGTCGAGCAGATCCTCGTCAAGGACGGCGACGCCGTTGAGTTCGGACAAAAACTCTTCCTCGTTCGCCCAAACTGA